A single genomic interval of Limnothrix sp. FACHB-406 harbors:
- the kaiB gene encoding circadian clock protein KaiB, which yields MSPLKKTYVLKLYVAGNTPHSVRALKTLKNILEDEFQGVYALKVIDVLKNPQLAEEDKILATPTLAKILPPPVRKIIGDLSDRERVLIGLDLLYEELADDEAEY from the coding sequence ATGAGTCCCCTCAAAAAAACCTACGTTCTCAAGTTATACGTAGCAGGAAATACTCCCCATTCAGTCCGTGCCCTGAAAACCCTGAAGAATATTTTGGAAGATGAGTTTCAAGGGGTTTATGCGCTGAAGGTCATCGATGTGCTAAAAAATCCCCAACTTGCTGAGGAGGATAAGATTTTAGCCACCCCAACCCTTGCAAAAATTCTGCCCCCGCCAGTGCGGAAAATTATTGGCGATTTGTCCGATCGCGAGCGGGTGTTGATTGGTCTCGACCTGCTCTATGAAGAATTGGCGGATGATGAGGCTGAATACTAG
- the kaiC gene encoding circadian clock protein KaiC, producing MTGVQKIRTMIEGFDDISHGGLPVGRATLVSGTSGTGKTLIAIQFLYNGIVYFDEPGIFVTFEESPADIIKNAGSFGWNLQQLVDSGKLFILDASPDPEGQDIVGNFDLSALIERIQYAIRKYKAKRVSIDSITAVFQQYDAASVVRREIFRLVARLKQVGVTTIMTTEREREYGPVARFGVEEFVSDNVAIVRNVLEGERRRRTIEILKLRGTTHMKGEYPFTITNQGISIFPLGAMRLTQRSSNARVSSGVLTLDSMCGGGFFKDSIILATGATGTGKTLLVSKFIEDACQNGERAILFAYEESRAQLSRNAYSWGIDFEDLESRGLLKILCAYPESAGLEDHLQIIKSEIAEFKPSRIAIDSLSALARGVSNNAFRQFVIGVTGFAKQEEITGFFTNTTDQFMGSHAITDSHISTITDTILMLQYVEIRGEMCRAINVFKMRGSEHDKGIREYTISRNGPEIRDSFRNYEKIISGSPSRVSVDEKTELSRIMRGVQEKSTD from the coding sequence ATGACCGGTGTTCAAAAAATTCGGACGATGATTGAGGGCTTTGACGACATTAGCCATGGCGGGCTGCCTGTCGGTCGAGCAACACTCGTAAGCGGAACATCTGGTACTGGGAAAACGCTAATTGCGATCCAGTTTCTTTATAACGGAATTGTTTATTTTGACGAGCCGGGCATCTTTGTCACCTTTGAGGAATCGCCCGCCGACATTATCAAGAACGCGGGCAGTTTTGGTTGGAATTTGCAACAGTTGGTCGATTCGGGAAAGCTGTTTATTTTGGATGCTTCTCCGGATCCAGAAGGGCAAGATATTGTTGGCAATTTTGACCTGTCAGCCCTGATTGAGCGCATTCAATACGCCATCCGGAAATACAAGGCCAAGCGGGTTTCGATCGACTCAATCACCGCCGTTTTTCAGCAGTATGACGCGGCTTCGGTGGTGCGTCGGGAAATTTTTCGATTGGTGGCCCGCCTGAAGCAAGTGGGCGTGACCACCATCATGACCACAGAGCGAGAGCGGGAATATGGCCCCGTGGCGCGGTTTGGGGTTGAGGAATTTGTGTCGGATAACGTGGCGATCGTCCGCAACGTGCTGGAGGGGGAACGCCGTCGCCGCACGATCGAAATTCTGAAGCTGCGGGGCACAACCCACATGAAGGGAGAATATCCCTTCACCATCACCAACCAAGGAATTAGCATTTTCCCGCTGGGGGCCATGCGCCTCACTCAGCGATCGTCCAACGCGCGGGTATCGTCCGGGGTGCTCACCCTCGACTCCATGTGTGGCGGCGGCTTCTTCAAGGATTCGATTATTTTGGCCACAGGCGCAACCGGTACGGGCAAAACCCTGCTGGTTAGTAAATTCATTGAAGACGCTTGCCAAAATGGCGAACGTGCCATCCTCTTTGCCTACGAAGAATCGCGGGCCCAACTCTCTCGAAACGCCTATTCCTGGGGCATTGATTTTGAGGATTTGGAAAGCCGTGGGTTGCTCAAAATTCTCTGCGCCTATCCGGAGTCAGCGGGCTTGGAAGATCACTTGCAGATCATCAAGTCTGAAATTGCTGAGTTTAAACCCTCCCGCATCGCGATCGACTCCCTTTCGGCCCTGGCGCGGGGGGTCAGCAACAACGCTTTCCGCCAATTCGTGATTGGGGTGACGGGCTTCGCCAAGCAAGAAGAAATCACCGGTTTCTTCACGAACACCACCGACCAGTTTATGGGATCCCACGCCATCACCGATTCCCATATTTCCACCATCACCGACACCATTTTGATGTTGCAGTATGTGGAAATTCGTGGGGAAATGTGCCGGGCCATTAACGTGTTCAAAATGCGAGGCTCGGAACACGATAAGGGCATTCGCGAATACACCATCAGCCGCAACGGCCCAGAAATTCGCGACTCGTTCCGCAACTACGAAAAAATCATCAGCGGTTCCCCTTCGCGGGTCAGCGTGGACGAAAAAACGGAACTGTCGCGGATTATGCGCGGGGTTCAGGAAAAGTCCACGGACTAA